GTTCGCGGGGCTCGAAACTCGGCGATCTCGGCCCGTACGGCAAGCAAGTGGTGCAGTTCTACACGCAGACCAAAACGGTCACGGCGCGCTGGTTCGATGACGACAGCGTCAATGACGGCGTGAACACCACCATCAACCTGCGCTGAGGATTCGATGATGAAAATCGCATTTATCGGGCTGGGCAACATGGGCGCACCGATGGCGCGCAACCTGATCAAGGCCGGCCACTCGCTGAACCTGGTCGACCTGAACAAAACCGTGCTGGCGGAACTGGAACAGCTCGGTGGCACCATTCGCGCTTCGGCGCGCGAGGCGGCGGAGGATGCCGAATTGGTGATCACCATGCTCCCGGCCGCTGTGCACGTGCGCAGTGTCTGGCTGGGTGAAGAGGGCGTGCTCGCCGGCATTCGCCAAGGCGTGCCGGCGGTGGATTGCAGCACGATCGATCCGCAGACCGCCCGCGACGTCGCAGCGGCTGCCGCGAAGCAAGGCGTGGCGATGGCCGATGCGCCGGTCTCCGGCGGAACTGGCGGTGCGACGGCCGGGACCCTGACCTTCATGGTCGGCGCCACCCCGGAACTGTTCGCGATCCTGCAACCGGTGCTGGCGCAGATGGGCCGCAACATCGTGCATTGCGGTGAAGTCGGCACCGGCCAGATCGCCAAGATCTGCAACAACCTGCTGCTGGCGATCTCGATGGTCGGCGTCAGTGAGGCGATGGCGTTGGGCGATGCGCTGGGGATCGACACCGGCGTGCTGGCCGGGATCATCAACAGCTCGACCGGGCGTTGCTGGAGTTCGGAGATGTACAACCCGTGGCCGGGCATCGTCGAAACGGCGCCGGCCTCGCGTGGTTACACGGGAGGTTTTGGTGCGGAACTGATGCTCAAGGATCTTGGGCTGGCGACGGAAGCGGCGCGGCAAGCGCACCAACCGGTTGTGCTCGGCGCGGTGGCGCAGCAGTTGTATCAGGCGATGAGCCAGCGCGGTGATGGCGGGAAAGATTTCTCGGCGATCATCAACAGCTATCGCAAACCGCAGTCATTGTAGGAGTGAGCCTGCTCGCGATGGCGGCTTCAGCTTCAGCACAGAAATAACTGACAGTCCGCTTCGCGAGCAAGCTCGCTCCCACAGGGGATTAGTGGTGTAACAGATCTTATTTGCCGGGAAATCACGTCGGGTGATTTCCCGGCTTTTTTGCATCAGGCGAAGACGAAATACTTGCGCACGGTCTCGACCACTTCCCAAGTGCCTTTCATGCCCGGCTCAACCACGAAGATATCGCCGGCACGCAGGTGAATCGGCGCCATGCCGTCCGGGGTGATCACGCAGTAGCCTTCCTGGAAATGGCAGTATTCCCATTTCACATACTCGACGCGCCACTTGCCCGGCGTGCAGATCCACGTGCCCATGATCTTGCTGCCGTCTTCGCTGGTGTAGGCGTTGAGGTTGACGGTGTGCGGGTCGCCTTCGAGTTTTTCCCACTTGCAGGCATCGAGCACTGGCAGCGGGTGAGTGTCGCGCAGAACGGTGATAGGGGCGGTCGCGGTCATGAGGGACTCCGGGCAAGTGGACTTGAGAATTGAAGTCGCACCCTATAGCGGCCGGTTGTCGCTCAGTTGTCTGGGGTCGACATCGGAGTGCTCAGAAACGCGCGTAGCGGTGAGCGCTTGCAACAACGCCTGGGCATAACCCGGCAGCGCGGCGAAATCTCTGGCACAAAGCAATAACCTACGGCGCGCCCACGGCTCATTCAGAGTGGCGCACTTGAACCGTTCGACTCTCGCGCGTTCGACAGCGGCCAACGGCACGATGGCCAGTCCGGCGCCTCGGGCGACCATGCGCATCGCCCCATCAAAGCCATCGGCGCGAATGCGCACCTGCATCCGTGCGCCGCTGTGCAGCGCCTGTTCTTCCAGATAGATCGCCAGTGCGCTGTCGGCACTCAGTCCGACAAAGTCATGCTGCAACGCGTCGCTGAAACTGACCTCGGCGGCGTCAGACAGCGGGTGATCGAGCGGCAGAATCAGCACCAGCGGATCGTCGCGAAAAGCCTGAGTCTGTAGGCCGTTGCTGTCGACCGCGTCGGAGACGATGCCCAGATCCGCTGCGCCTTCCCGCAAGGCATGGGTGATCCGCGCGCTAGGCAGTTCCTGCAGATCGATATCGAGATTGCGATGGTTGCGCAGAAAATCCCCGAGCACTTCCGGCAGATATTCGGTGATCGCCGTGGTGTTGCACAACAGCCGTACTTGGCCTTTGACGCCTTGCGCATAGTCGGCGAGATCCTGTTGCATGTGTTCGGCTTGTTGCAAAAGGACGCGCGCGTGGCGGGCGAGGGCTTTGCCGGCGGGCGTTGGCGTGACGCCACGCCGACCGCGCTCAAGGAATTCGGCGCCCAGCGAGGCTTCCATCGCGCGGATTCTGGCGCTGGCGGCGGCGAGGGATAAATGACTGCGCAAGGCACCGGCGGTGATGTTGCCGGTGTCGAGGATATGCAGGTAGAGGCGCAGGTCGGTGAGGTCGAAGTGCATGGGGTTTGCCTCTGCTTTTGGGGTGTCTGGGCTGGCCTCATCGCGAGCAGGCTCACTCCTACAAGGGATCTGCTGCGAACACAAAACTGTAGGAGTGAGCCTGCTCGCGATAGGGCCAGATGACCTGATAAAAATATCAGCCTCTTGTTCTGGAAGAGGCAGCCTCAGTATATGGCAGATTTTCACCCGCTCCGGATCAGCGCACATTACCCCAATGCACACGCTAACCGACTTCTACCAAACCCTCGGCCTGACCCTTTCGCTGCTGGTCGTCGCCACCTTTCTCCTCGCCGGCATGGTCAAAGGCGTCATCGGCCTCGGCCTGCCCACCGTTGCCATGGGCCTGCTCGGTCTGGCTATGGCGCCGGCGCAGGCAGCGGCGCTATTGATCATCCCCGCGACCCTGACCAATCTCTGGCAACTGGCCTTCGGCGGTCATCTGCAAGGATTGATCAAACGCCTCTGGCCCATGCTGCTAATGATCTTTCTCGGCACCGGCATCGGCACCCTGTGCATTGGCATGTCCGGTGGGCACTGGGTCGTGCGCGGACTGGGTGCGGCGCTGTTGCTGTATGCATTGAGCGGACTGTTTCTGCCGACGCTGCACGTCAACCCGCGTCATGAGCGCTGGCTCGGCACGCTGTGTGGCCTGATCACCGGCGTCATCACCTCCGCCACCGGCGTCTTCGTGATTCCGGCGGTGCCGTACCTGCAAGCACTGGGGCTGAGCCGCGATGAACTGGTGCAGGCGCTCGGTTTGTCGTTCACCGTTTCGACCCTGGCGCTGGCGCTCGGGCTGCTCTGGCACGGCGAACTTGGCGGTGGCGAATTGACCGCTTCGCTGCTGGCGCTGATCCCCGCCATGCTCGGCATGTGGCTCGGCCAATGGTTGCGTCAGCGCATCAGTGCGGCGCTGTTCAAGCGGGTGTTCTTTATCGGACTGGGCGCGCTCGGCGCCCATTTGCTGATCAGCGGCTAGCCGACGATTCGCTGAGCATGTCGATCGGGCGGATATCGAAATCGCGTTCCAGATACTCCATGCGTTTGGCGAAAAACTCTTTCATGTGCGGCAACGCCGAATGCACATCCAGATCTGCCTGGCTTGCCCAGATTTCGTAGAAGATAAACAGCGTCGGATCCTGCTTGTCGCGCAGCATGTGGTACTCGATGCAGCCCGGTTCGGCGCGGCTCGGCTCGACGTAGGCGCGAAACAGCGCTTCGAACTCGGCGGCTTTTTCCGGGCGGGTCTTGGCGTGCAGGATGAAACCCTGGCGTTCACTCATCACAACTTCCTCGAATGCAGAAAGCGCCGAATGCTACGGCAACAATTGGCTATCGATTCGTGCGTTTTGCTCAAATGTATTTTGCGCAGACATGGCTGTTTCCGCGCGAGGCCGATGGTTAATCTGCCGCCATTCCATTTCCTGTTGCCACCAGCCCCAAGGGCTGCGCCGAGGTTTTCCGATGAAAAAAGTCCTGTTGCTCAATGGCAGTAAAAAATTTGCCCACTCCGATGGCCGTTACAACACCACCCTGCACGAAACCGCGCTGAGCGTGCTTGATCGTGGCGGTGTCGACGTCAAGACCACCTTCATTGATGAGGGCTACGACGTTGCTGAAGAAGTGGCGAAATTCCTTTGGGCCGACGTGATCATTTATCAAATGCCGGGCTGGTGGATGGGCGCGCCGTGGACGGTGAAAAAGTACATCGACGAAGTCTTCACCGAAGGCCACGGCAGCCTCTACGCCAGCGACGGTCGCACCCGTTCCGATGCTTCGCAGAAGTACGGCAGCGGCGGTCTGATTCAGGGCAAGCAATACATGCTGTCGCTGACCTGGAACGCGCCGCAGCAAGCCTTCGATGACCCTTCGGATTTCTTCGAAGCCAAAGGCGTGGACGCGGTGTACTTCCCGTTCCACAAGGCCAACGAATTCCTTGGCATGACGGCGTTGCCGACCTTCCTCTGCGTCGACGTAATGAAGCGTCCGAATATCGAGAATGATGTGGTGCGCTATGAGCAGCATCTGACTGAGGTGTTTGGCCTCAAGGCTTGAGGCTTTCAGGCTAATATCGGGGTCACAGCAAAAGATCGCAGCCTTCGGCAGCTCCTACGGGGGCATGGCGACTGGCTGCGGTCGGCGATTCCAGCGAGGACACCCGTGAAAGCCAGATCCGATGAGTTGCAGATTTTCGTCTGCGTGATCGAATGCGGTTCGATTTCCGCCGCCGCCGAGCAGGTAGGGCAGACGCCGTCGGCGGTGAGTCGCACGCTGTCGAAGCTCGAAGCCAAACTCGACACCACGCTGATCAACCGCACCACGCGGCGCATGGACCTGACCGAGGAGGGCAAGTATTTCTTCGAACAGGCCAAGCTGATTCTCGATCAGATGGATCAACTCGAAGAACGCCTGTCCTCGCGCCAGCAAACCCCGTCCGGGCGCCTGCGCATCAACGCCGCCTCGCCGTTCATGCTCCACGCCATCGTCCCCTACATCGACGAATTCCGGCAGTTGTATCCGGACATCCAGCTCGAACTCAACAGCAATGACCTGATCATTGACCTGCTGGAACAAAGCACCGACGTCGCCATTCGCATCGGCACCCTCGCCGATTCGACGTTGCATGCGCGTTCGCTCGGCTGCAGTCCGTTGCTGATTGTTGCCAGCCCGGCCTATCTGAAAAAGCATGGTGCGCCACGGCAGGTCGCAGACTTGAGTGAACACACGCTGCTCGGCTTCACCCAGAACGAAGGCCTCAACCAATGGCCGCTGCGCTATGTGCACGGCGATCGCTGGCCGATCACCCCGGCGATCAGCGCCTCCAGCGGCGAGACCGTGCGTCATTTGGTGCTGGAAGGGCAGGGCATCGCTTGCCTGTCGCACTTCATGACCATCGAAGATATTCGCGCCGGACGCCTGAAAGTCCTGCTCGGCGAATTCAACAGCGGCTACCGTCAGCCGATCAACGCCGTGTACTACCGCAACTCGCAACTGGCATTGCGCATCCAGTGCTTCCTCGACTTTATCCAAGGCAAACTCGCCGCCTACGCCAGCGCCGAATTCAACGGCTGATTCGTGATCCCTGCGCAAGAGTGAATTGGCCTAGGGCGGGTTTTTCGCCGGAGTTCATCGACCGATACTCGATTCATCAATTACTCACGCAGGGAGTTACTCCATGAATGTTTTCGTTACCGGCGCGGCCGGTTTTATCGGCGGATCCATCGCCACCGGTCTGGTTCAGGCCGGGCACAAGGTTTCTGGTTTGGTGCGCAGCGCGGAGCAGGCAGACGAGCTCAAGGCGCTGGGCATGAACGCAGTAATCGGCACCCTCGATGACAGCCAATTGCTGGCGGAACAGGCCCGTGCTGCCGATGCGGTGATTAACGCTGCCAGCAGTGATCATCGCGGCGCGGTTGAAGCGTTGCTCGACGCTTTGCGCGGCTCGAATAAAGTCTTTCTGCACACCAGCGGTTCGAGCATCGTCGGCGATGCGTCCGGCGGCAAATCCAGCGACGTCATTTATTACGAAGACAACCTGCCGGAACCGACCGTCGATAAAGCCGATCGCGTGGCCATCGACAACCTGGTGCTCGCGGCGGCGAAGGATGGGGTGAACTCGGCGGTGATCTGCAACACCTTGATTTACGGCCACAGCCTGGGCGTCAAACGCGACAGCGTGCAACTGCCGCGACTGCTGAAACAGTCGCGCAAAAGCGGCGTGGTGCGCCACGTTGGCAGCGGCCAGAACATCTGGTCCAACGTGCACATCGAAGACGTCGTCGCCCTGTATCTGCTGGCGCTGACCAGGAATGTGCCGGGCACTTTCTACTTCGTTGAAAGCGGCGAAGCCTCGTTCATCGACATGACCACCGCCATGGCCGAAGCCCTGAACCTGGGCAAACCGCAAGACTGGCCACTGCAAGACGCCGAGGCCGAATGGGGCTATGAAATGGCCAACTACGGCCTCGGCTCCAACAGCCGCGTACGCGGCAAACACGCCCGCGAACTGCTGGGCTGGACGCCGAAGCGCACATCGGTGGTGGAATGGATTCGTAACGAAATGGTGTGAGTCCAGTGCACACCGAGTGAAGCCATTCGCGAGCAGGTGACCGCGTTCTGTCTGGAGGAATGCGATCAAAAACTGTGGGAGCGAGCTTGCTCGCGATAGCGCTGTGTCAGTCAAATAATCCTGTTTTGACCCACCGCAATCGCGAGCAGGCTCACTCCTACAGGTTGACCGTGTTCTGCCTGGAGGAATGCGATCAAAAACTGTGGGAGCGAGCTTGCTCGCGAATGCGGTGGGTCAGTCAATGAAGATGTTGAATGTGACGCCGCCTTCGCGAGCAGGCTCGCTCCCACAGGTTGAATTGCGATGTAGCTGGAGGAATGCGATCAAAAACTGTGGGAGCGAGCTTGCTCGCGAATCCGGTGGGTCAGTCAATGAAGATGTTGAATGTGACGCCGCCTTCGCGAGCAGGCTCGCTCCCACAGGTTGATTGCGAAGTAGCTGAAGGAATGCGATCAAAAACTGTGGGAGCGAGCTTGCTCGCGATAGCGTCGTGTCAGTCAAATGATACTGTTTTGACACACCGCAATCGCGAGCAGGCTCACTCCTACAGGTTGGCCGTGTTCTGCCTGGAGGAATGCGATCATAAACTGTGGGAGCGAGCCTGCTCGCGAATGCGGTGGGTCAATCAATGAAGATGTTGAATGTGAAGCCGTCTTCGCGAGCAAGCTCGCTCCCACAGGTTTATGTGGTGATCTGGAAAGGCATGAAAATCCCGCCCCGCAATTTTCATTAATCACGACAGCACATACCCACCAGCGACACACCTTGTCTCTCCACGAAAATTACTTTCATGCGGTTTGAAATCTCGATCTCGAAATGATTTATGAGTTTCACAACCCATTCGAACGTGACCCTTTCGAGGAGTACCGCATGACGCCTTCCTTCGGCTATTGGCTGCTGGTTTACGCCGCCGTGGCCATCATCGCGCTGATCGTGTTGATCGCCCGTTACCGGCTCAATCCGTTCATTGTCATCACCCTGATTTCCCTGGGCCTGGCGCTAGTCGCCGGGATGCCGCCGTCGGCTGTGGTCGGTGCGTATGAGGCCGGCGTCGGCAAGACGCTGGGGCATATTGCGCTGGTGGTGGCGTTGGGGACGATGCTCGGAAAGATGATGGCCGAGTCCGGTGGCGCCGAGCAGATGGCGCGGACGCTGATCGAGAGATTCGGCGAGAAGAACGCGCACTGGGCGATGGTCTGCATTGCGTTCCTGGTCGGCTTGCCGCTGTTCTTCGAGGTCGGTTTCGTCTTGCTGGTGCCAATCGCCTTCACTGTGGCGCGGCGGGTTGGCGTGTCGATTCTGATGGTCGGTCTGCCCATGGTTGCCGGGCTCTCGGTGGTGCATGCGCTGGTGCCACCGCACCCGGCGGCGATGCTCGCGGTGCAGGCCTATCAGGCCTCGGTCGGGCAGACCTTGCTGTACGCGATCGCGATCGGCATTCCGACGGCGATCATCGCCGGCCCGCTATACGCCAAATTCATCGTGCCGCGCATTCAATTGCCGGCGGACAACCCGCTGGAAAAGCAATTTCTCGACCGCGAACCGCGCGACAAACTGCCGGGTTTCGGCATCACCATGGCGACCATTCTGCTGCCGGTGGTGCTGATGCTGATCGGCGGCTGGGCCAACCTGATTTCCACTCCCGGCAGCGCGTTCAACCAGTTCCTGTTGTTCATCGGCAACTCGGTGATCGCGCTGTTGCTGGCGACCTTGCTGAGCTTCTGGACGCTGGGCATTGCTCAGGGCTTCAACCGCGAATCGATCCTCAAGTTCACTAACGAATGCCTCGCGCCCACCGCCAGCATCACCTTGCTGGTCGGCGCTGGCGGCGGCTTGAACCGGATTCTGGTGGATGCCGGCGTCACCGATCAGATCGTCGGCCTCGCTCACGAATTTCACCTGTCGCCGCTGATCATGGGCTGGCTGTTCGCCGCGCTAATGCGTGTCGCCACCGGTTCTGCAACCGTGGCGATGACCACCGCATCAGGCGTTGTCGCGCCGGTGGCCATTGGTCTGGGTTATCCCCACCCTGAGCTTTTGGTACTGGCGACTGGCGCCGGCTCGGTTATCTTTTCCCACGTCAACGACGGCGGCTTCTGGTTGATCAAGGAATACTTCAACATGACGGTCGCGCAGACGTTCAAGACCTGGACCGTGCTTGAGACATTGATCTCGCTGGTCGCTTTCGCCCTGACCGTCGGCCTTTCCTACCTGCTGTAACCGGAGCCTGCCGCCCATGGACATCCTCTACCAGATCCGCGCCCGCCAGGATTCCTTCAGCGCCGGCGAGGGCCGCATCGCCCGGCTGATGCTCGACGATGTCGGCTTTGCCGCGAGCGCCAGCCTCGAAGACCTCGCGCAACGCGCCGAAGTCAGCACCGCTACGCTGTCGCGTTTTGCCCGCACGGTTGGCTGCCGCGACCTGCGTGACCTGCGCCTGCAACTGGCCCAGGCCAGCGGCGTGGGCAGCCGTTTTCTCGACCCGGCGGGCACGCCTGAGCAGTCGGCGTTCTACGGGCAAATCGTCGGCGACATCGAAACCACGCTGCGCCAGCATCTGGCCGGTTTCGACGAATCGCGCTTCGCCGACGCAGTGAAATTGCTCGGCCAGGCGCGGATGATTCACGCGTTCGGCATGGGCGGTTGCTCGACCCTGTGCAGCGATGAGTTGCAGGTGCGCCTGGTGCGCCTCGGTTACCCGATCGCCGTGTGTCATGACGCGGTGATGATGCGCGTCACCGCCGCCAGTTTGAATGCCGAGCAAGTGCTGATCGCCTGCTCGCTCACCGGCATCACCCCGGAGCTTCTGGAAACCGTGGAGCTGGCGCGCAACTACGGCGCGCGCATCCTCGCCATCACTCGCGGCGATTCACCACTGGCGGAACTGGCCGACGTCGTGCTGCCGCTGCAAGGCGCGGAAACCTCGTTCATCTACAAACCGACGGCGGCGCGCTACGGCATGCTGTTGGCCATCGACGTGCTCGCCACCGAGCTGGCGCTGGCCAGCCCTAAAGACAATCAAGAACGTCTGCGGCGAATCAAACTCGCCCTCGACGAATACCGTGGCGGCGACGATCACCTGCCGCTGGGAGACTGACATGCAGTACGACACCCTGATCCGCAACGCGCTGGTTATCGACGGCAGCAACACGCCCGGCTATAAGGCCGACGTGGCAATTCTTAATGGCCGCATCGAGCGCATCGGCGATCTGCCCGACGCCCGCGCCACCGAAGAAATCGACGCCGCCGGCCGGGTGCTGGCGCCGGGTTTCATCGACGTGCACACCCACGACGACACCGTGGTCATCCGCCAACCTGAAATGCTGCCCAAGCTCAGCCAGGGCGTGACCACGTTGATCGTTGGCAACTGCGGGATCAGCGCTTCGCCAGTGAGTTTGAAGGGCAATCCCCCGGACCCGATGAATCTGCTCGGCAGCGCAGCGGCGTTCGTTTATCCGCGTTTCAGCGACTACCGCGCCGCCGTCGAAGCGGCCAACACCACGCTGAACGTCGCCGCGCTGGTCGGCCACACCGCGCTGCGCAGCAATCACCTCGACGACTTGTTCCGCACTGCAACGCCCGGCGAAATCACTGCCATGCGCGAGCAGTTGCGCGACAGTCTCGAGGCTGGCGCGTTGGGTTTATCCACCGGCCTGGCCTACGCCAGCGCCTTCAACGCCTCGACCGATGAAGTCATGCAACTGACCGAAGAACTGACGGCGTTCGGCGCGGTGTACACCACCCATCTGCGCAGCGAATTCGCCCCGGTGTTGGAGGCGATGGACGAGGCGTTCCAGATCGGCCGACACGCGCAATCGCCGGTGATCATTTCCCACCTCAAATGCGCCGGCGTCGGCAACTGGGGACGCAGTCCGCAATTGCTGGCAGCGCTGGAAGAGGCGGCGAAAACCCACCCGGTCGGCTGCGATTGCTACCCGTACGCGGCGAGTTCTTCGACTTTGGATTTGAAGCAAGTCACCGACGCGCACCGCATCACCATCACCTGGTCGACACCGCACCCGGAAGTCAGCGGACGCGACCTGATCGACATTGCTGGCGAATGGAAACTGTCGCTGGAAGAAGCCGCGAAACGCCTGCAACCGGCCGGCGCGGTGTACTACGGCATGGATGAGGCCGACGTCAGAAGAATCCTCGCCCATCCGCTTTCGATGGTCGGCTCTGACGGACTGCCCGAAGACCCGTTCCCGCATCCGCGCCTGTGGGGCGCTTTCCCACGGGTGCTCGGCCATTTCAGTCGCGACGTCGGCCTGTTTCCGCTGCACACCGCCGTACACAAGATGACCGGCCTGTCGGCGGCGCGTTTTGGCTTGCAGGAAAGGGGCGAGATTCGTGAAGGACACTGGGCGGATCTGGTGTTGTTCGATCCGGCGACCGTGCGTGACGTGGCCGATTTCAACGATCCGCAGCGGGCGGCGCAGGGGATTGACGGGGTTTGGGTCAACGGCGTGTTGAGCTATTGCGACGGGCAGGCGAATGGGTGCAGGGCAGGGCGGTTTCTGGCACGTAAAGGTGATTTGCGCGAAGGGTTTTATTGATGATGATGGCGCCAAAAGATCGCAGCCTTCGGCAGCTCCTACGGAGATCGCATTCCAATGCAGGAGCTGCGGAAGGCTGCGATCTTTTGATCTGTGTCTAATAGTGGCACTGTGCAATTAAAGAAAGCCATCAACAAGCCGATTTGCTGACATCCTCCCCGTCTACACTGTGGGGCCAATCAGTCAGGGAGCACCCCATGAGCTTCGGCAAAACCACCCCGATCCTGCGGATCTTCGATGAGGCCAAGGCTGTCGAGTTCTACGTCGATTTTCTCGGTTTCAAGATCGACTGGCAGCATCGCTTCGAAGCGAATTTTCCGCTGTATCTGCAGGTGTCGCGCGGTGAGTGTGTGCTGCATTTGTCCGAGCATCACGGCGATGCCTGCCCGGGTTCGGCGCTGCGTATCGAGACCGATGAGCTGGAGGCGTTTCAGCAGCAGTTGATGGCCAAGGATTACCAGTTCTCGCACCCCCAGATTCAGGCGATGCCTTGGGGGAGTCAGGACATGACGATTGCCGATCCGTTTGGCAATCGGTTGGTGTTTACCAATGCGATCAGTCTTTGAGCTTGGCGCCTGAGATCAAAAGCCCCTCACCCTAGCCCTCTCCCGGAGGGAGAGGGGACCGATTGGGGGATGCTCGGGAGTTACGGCGACCTGAATGTGCTGTGCTGAATCCAGAATCGAACAGAATGCGTGGCGTTGAATCCATAATCGACTCGGTCTTTCAGGTCGACGGACAGCGCAAAACATCTCGGTCGGCCCCCTCTCCCTCTGGGAGAGGGCTGGGGTGAGGGCAACCCCTGACACCCCATAAAACCCGCCCGCAACGCATCCCCAAAAACCCTCAATCAGTCGGCACCAACCGATCCAGCACCCGATTCACCGCCATCTCCGCAACCATCACAATCTGCGCGATGCCCTGCAACGTCTTGCGCTGCGAGCCGTTCACCAGCCCCGCCTGATCGTTGAGCATCACCGTCGCCGACCCCAGGGTTTCGCAGGCATCGGCCAGTAGCGATTCGTTGTCGGCGTCGGGATTGGCCATGTACAGCGTGTTGGGTTTGTAGGGCGGGGCCATGAATTCGGCGCTGGATGGGCCGAGGTAATGATCGAGGGCGCGGTCGGCGGCTTCGTGGAATTTCTTGGAATCGGGGGATTCGTAGGGCGATGCCGGGTCGGTGGTTGGCGGGTTTGGGGTTACTTTGAACATATCCAGATCCTCATTTTGGCTGGCCACCGCTTCCCTACTAAAGGAAGTGGAGGCAGCTGTGCGCAGGTTAGTAGACCGGGGATCTGGGAAACCGGCGCGCCCGAGAGCGCCCTGCGCACAGCCACCATAAAGCTCAGGCGAGACCTGACTGTCTGATGAACGATGCACCCCAAATACTCCGGGCTACTAAACCCGATCACTGATAGGCAGTGACGCAATCACAGTAGCGATGAGGTCTGGGGCGCACAAGCCGGCGGATTCTGGCGCAGGCGTAGGCAGCGGCGCAAGGAATTGTGGGTGGTTTCGCGGAA
This genomic interval from Pseudomonas koreensis contains the following:
- a CDS encoding N-acyl-D-amino-acid deacylase family protein, which codes for MQYDTLIRNALVIDGSNTPGYKADVAILNGRIERIGDLPDARATEEIDAAGRVLAPGFIDVHTHDDTVVIRQPEMLPKLSQGVTTLIVGNCGISASPVSLKGNPPDPMNLLGSAAAFVYPRFSDYRAAVEAANTTLNVAALVGHTALRSNHLDDLFRTATPGEITAMREQLRDSLEAGALGLSTGLAYASAFNASTDEVMQLTEELTAFGAVYTTHLRSEFAPVLEAMDEAFQIGRHAQSPVIISHLKCAGVGNWGRSPQLLAALEEAAKTHPVGCDCYPYAASSSTLDLKQVTDAHRITITWSTPHPEVSGRDLIDIAGEWKLSLEEAAKRLQPAGAVYYGMDEADVRRILAHPLSMVGSDGLPEDPFPHPRLWGAFPRVLGHFSRDVGLFPLHTAVHKMTGLSAARFGLQERGEIREGHWADLVLFDPATVRDVADFNDPQRAAQGIDGVWVNGVLSYCDGQANGCRAGRFLARKGDLREGFY
- a CDS encoding glyoxalase superfamily protein — encoded protein: MSFGKTTPILRIFDEAKAVEFYVDFLGFKIDWQHRFEANFPLYLQVSRGECVLHLSEHHGDACPGSALRIETDELEAFQQQLMAKDYQFSHPQIQAMPWGSQDMTIADPFGNRLVFTNAISL
- a CDS encoding DUF6124 family protein, which codes for MFKVTPNPPTTDPASPYESPDSKKFHEAADRALDHYLGPSSAEFMAPPYKPNTLYMANPDADNESLLADACETLGSATVMLNDQAGLVNGSQRKTLQGIAQIVMVAEMAVNRVLDRLVPTD